A single genomic interval of Salinarchaeum sp. IM2453 harbors:
- a CDS encoding DUF1850 domain-containing protein: protein MNRVVIGLAVTFVVLIGLAAFVPVQTTLVVTDTETGEEIIEEEVTDGDLVQLEYTHSVERTPITEEYEISGTKLAENKIVFRSYGAGLPTTTNMTTTDEGFVVHSEDTYDSLTVALHPVPNHTLTVNGQQYYLLNRSDGPVAIDIEEQSLIEVVAVTSTGCCGIGHGIFSGNQKQI, encoded by the coding sequence ATGAACCGTGTCGTAATTGGGTTGGCAGTTACATTTGTCGTTCTCATCGGTTTAGCAGCATTTGTGCCTGTACAAACGACACTGGTAGTAACTGATACAGAAACAGGCGAGGAGATAATTGAAGAGGAAGTTACTGATGGGGACTTGGTGCAGTTAGAGTATACACATAGTGTCGAGCGGACACCAATTACGGAAGAATACGAGATCTCGGGGACAAAACTTGCTGAGAATAAAATTGTGTTTCGATCGTATGGCGCTGGCCTACCCACAACCACAAATATGACGACAACTGATGAAGGGTTCGTTGTCCATTCAGAGGACACATACGACTCGCTTACAGTCGCCTTACACCCTGTCCCAAATCACACACTTACTGTGAATGGACAACAGTACTATCTTCTCAACAGATCCGATGGGCCGGTGGCAATTGATATTGAAGAACAATCCCTGATTGAGGTTGTGGCTGTTACTTCGACAGGCTGTTGTGGTATTGGTCATGGCATTTTTTCAGGCAATCAAAAGCAAATATAA
- a CDS encoding TAXI family TRAP transporter solute-binding subunit, translating to MKLGVDMTEQSTSTADRRSVLAAGAAVTATGIAGCSDLLGGDEDILSWHAGGTSGTYYPLSGDFKTIIDSETEYALEVQSTGASTANAGSLGDEDADFALIQNDILEFAYEGEGIDDFDEPIDNLRSVATLYPETIHLITTADSDIKTVHDLEGAEVNTGDLGSGTQANALQILEQAGIGEDDFDEGNADFAGAADELRDGNTDAAFVVGGYQVGAVEELANDIDIDIIEISGDFRDDLQEEIEYFASDTIPSGTYDGVDEDVETVSVQAMIATHEDQDEEVVEEVLEAIFNNLDEIGERADDISIETAEDGLPNVPQHPGAESFFEDN from the coding sequence ATGAAATTAGGTGTCGATATGACCGAACAATCTACATCTACAGCAGATCGTCGATCAGTACTGGCCGCGGGAGCTGCCGTTACAGCCACGGGGATCGCAGGTTGTAGTGACCTCCTTGGTGGCGATGAGGACATTCTTAGCTGGCACGCTGGGGGCACGTCTGGCACATATTATCCGCTGTCAGGTGATTTTAAGACTATCATTGATTCAGAAACGGAATATGCGCTTGAAGTTCAATCAACGGGCGCTAGTACGGCCAATGCTGGTAGCCTCGGGGATGAGGATGCAGACTTTGCATTGATTCAAAACGACATTCTTGAGTTTGCGTATGAAGGAGAAGGAATCGATGATTTCGACGAGCCAATCGACAATCTCCGAAGTGTTGCTACTCTGTACCCAGAGACAATCCATCTTATTACTACAGCAGATTCAGATATTAAAACTGTCCATGATCTAGAGGGTGCTGAGGTAAACACAGGGGATCTTGGATCAGGGACACAAGCAAACGCACTACAGATCCTTGAGCAGGCAGGGATTGGAGAAGATGACTTTGACGAAGGGAATGCTGACTTCGCAGGGGCAGCTGATGAACTCCGGGATGGTAATACTGACGCAGCTTTTGTCGTCGGAGGTTACCAAGTGGGTGCTGTTGAGGAACTTGCAAACGACATTGACATCGATATTATTGAAATCAGTGGCGATTTCCGAGACGATCTACAAGAAGAGATCGAGTATTTTGCATCTGATACAATCCCTAGCGGCACTTATGATGGAGTCGATGAAGACGTTGAGACAGTGTCGGTCCAAGCAATGATCGCAACACATGAAGATCAAGATGAGGAAGTTGTTGAGGAAGTGCTTGAGGCAATTTTCAATAACCTTGATGAAATCGGAGAGAGAGCAGATGACATTTCGATAGAGACTGCTGAAGACGGGCTTCCGAATGTGCCGCAACATCCTGGAGCAGAATCGTTCTTCGAAGACAACTAA
- a CDS encoding HAD family hydrolase, which yields MAVLFDMDGVILKGKSTPRDTYYQASNHVLDKIDQSVSETDRNRLEVYSYEKFKKACQSADAPLNPQKLWQEREQMVSELEHEHIMSGSRKLYEDTSVLSSIHENIPIAIVSNNRQATVEFVVDYYDLPVDIAKGRTPSPDGFRRKKPDPHYLTKACNQLEVSAGLYVGDRQKDMIAADRAGISGVFIRREHNESKPLPEKAEYEIHSLRELPDTITKESEIS from the coding sequence ATGGCTGTTCTCTTCGACATGGACGGTGTAATTCTCAAAGGAAAATCCACCCCGCGAGACACGTACTATCAGGCATCCAATCATGTACTTGATAAAATTGACCAGTCGGTTAGCGAAACTGACCGTAACCGTCTGGAAGTGTATTCATATGAAAAGTTCAAAAAAGCATGCCAATCAGCAGATGCTCCTCTTAACCCGCAGAAACTCTGGCAGGAGCGCGAACAGATGGTCTCAGAACTTGAGCACGAGCACATTATGTCTGGAAGTCGGAAACTGTATGAGGACACCTCAGTCCTTTCCTCAATACACGAAAACATACCAATCGCTATTGTTAGCAACAACCGACAGGCGACGGTTGAATTCGTTGTCGACTATTATGATTTGCCAGTGGACATCGCCAAAGGTAGGACTCCGTCACCAGACGGGTTCCGACGAAAAAAACCGGATCCGCACTATCTTACCAAAGCCTGCAATCAACTAGAGGTTTCGGCAGGATTATACGTTGGTGATCGGCAGAAGGATATGATTGCCGCTGATCGGGCTGGCATATCAGGAGTGTTTATTCGACGAGAGCACAATGAATCCAAACCTCTTCCAGAAAAAGCAGAATATGAAATTCATTCCCTACGAGAGCTACCGGACACAATAACAAAAGAAAGTGAAATCAGCTAA
- a CDS encoding NAD(P)(+) transhydrogenase (Re/Si-specific) subunit beta, protein MSELISVPEWGISLAYLVAAILFIQGLRDMTHPRTAMRGNIISSIGMIIAVVITLVAFEILTWELVIAGLIVGGLFGVLLAVRVERTEMPQLVGLFNGFGGGASVLVAGGELMLEGGSIPTDVGTAAVFSGLVGAVTFFGSLVAAGKLHGVISTQAVRYTGEQIVKALFLIAALVAGAYLVIQPDILADTLQTDMVPSYWLLVLAASVLGILLVIPIGGADMPVVIALLNSYSGLAAAATGFVINNTALIIAGTLVGAAGFILTVIMCESMNRSLRNVLFGGFGEEATTSEMEEEYEGQITETSVEEVEILLDAAQQVVIVPGYGMAVAQAQHAVAELAELLEKNGVDVEFGIHPVAGRMPGHMNALLAEADVPYDKMRELEEVNPTFSQTDVVIVTGANDVVNPLANEDDSSPIAGMPILEVSNAGSVIVNKRSLSPGFSGIPNPLFTNDNTNMLFGDAKATMQELVNIYKENH, encoded by the coding sequence ATGTCAGAGCTTATTTCTGTCCCCGAGTGGGGGATCTCACTCGCTTACCTAGTCGCTGCAATCTTGTTTATTCAAGGTTTGCGGGATATGACACATCCCCGGACTGCAATGCGTGGAAACATCATTTCTTCAATCGGAATGATCATCGCAGTCGTGATTACGTTAGTCGCATTTGAGATTCTTACTTGGGAATTGGTGATTGCCGGACTCATCGTCGGGGGGCTTTTTGGGGTGCTACTGGCAGTTCGGGTCGAGCGAACGGAGATGCCGCAGCTTGTTGGATTGTTCAATGGATTTGGTGGGGGGGCTTCAGTGTTAGTTGCAGGAGGGGAATTAATGCTTGAGGGTGGTTCGATCCCTACTGACGTAGGAACTGCAGCAGTCTTTTCTGGGCTTGTAGGTGCAGTAACGTTTTTCGGAAGTCTCGTTGCTGCCGGAAAACTCCATGGTGTCATCAGCACGCAAGCGGTGCGATACACTGGCGAACAGATTGTTAAGGCATTGTTCTTGATTGCTGCTCTGGTTGCTGGTGCGTACCTTGTAATTCAACCAGATATTCTCGCCGATACACTGCAAACAGATATGGTGCCATCGTACTGGCTGCTTGTTTTGGCGGCTTCAGTGCTTGGTATATTACTTGTCATCCCTATTGGTGGGGCTGATATGCCGGTTGTCATTGCATTATTAAACTCATATTCAGGGCTTGCAGCGGCAGCCACTGGGTTTGTCATTAATAACACTGCATTGATTATTGCTGGAACACTTGTTGGAGCAGCCGGATTTATACTGACTGTAATTATGTGTGAGTCGATGAACCGATCACTACGAAACGTTCTCTTTGGCGGGTTCGGCGAGGAGGCAACTACCTCTGAGATGGAAGAAGAATACGAAGGGCAAATAACTGAAACATCTGTTGAAGAGGTTGAAATTCTTCTTGACGCAGCCCAGCAGGTTGTTATCGTCCCAGGGTACGGAATGGCTGTTGCCCAAGCACAGCACGCTGTCGCTGAGCTTGCTGAACTACTTGAGAAAAACGGCGTCGATGTCGAGTTTGGGATTCACCCTGTTGCTGGCCGAATGCCCGGGCACATGAACGCGCTCTTAGCAGAGGCTGATGTCCCATACGACAAGATGCGAGAACTAGAAGAGGTAAATCCGACATTCTCACAGACAGATGTCGTGATTGTTACTGGGGCAAATGATGTTGTGAATCCACTTGCAAATGAAGACGATTCAAGTCCAATTGCTGGGATGCCAATTCTTGAGGTGTCGAATGCAGGATCTGTGATTGTTAACAAACGGAGCTTAAGTCCTGGTTTCTCAGGAATACCAAACCCGCTCTTCACAAATGATAACACAAATATGCTGTTTGGCGATGCAAAGGCGACAATGCAGGAACTAGTCAATATATACAAGGAAAACCATTAG
- a CDS encoding NAD(P) transhydrogenase subunit alpha, producing the protein MSSIELLITNVTLFVLAAFVGYEIITRIPTNLHTPLMSGANAITGVILIGAVVVAGSQSGTIAAVIGFIAVVMATTNVVGGYLVTHFMLEDFRKGGEN; encoded by the coding sequence ATGAGTTCCATTGAACTTCTAATAACTAACGTTACACTGTTCGTGCTTGCTGCTTTTGTTGGGTATGAGATTATTACACGTATACCGACAAATTTGCATACACCGTTGATGTCGGGAGCTAATGCTATTACAGGTGTTATTCTCATTGGAGCCGTTGTCGTCGCTGGTAGCCAATCTGGGACGATAGCTGCAGTTATCGGATTTATCGCAGTTGTAATGGCAACAACCAACGTTGTTGGTGGTTATTTAGTGACACATTTCATGCTCGAAGATTTCCGTAAGGGAGGTGAGAATTAA
- a CDS encoding NAD(P) transhydrogenase subunit alpha produces the protein MRIGVPSETGADETRVALTPSGAEELLEQGFDICVATGAGNDAGHTDEAYRTAGCEIANDRSAVFEQSDIILHVRGLAANDPDAPADPYRDGQVIIGQVGPHQLDEKLDELAERGISSFALELTPRISRAQSMDVQSSMDSLSGYRAMTIAAKELPKMIPMEMTAAGTIRPADVFVLGAGVAGLKAISTSERLGGRTRAHDIRPEVKEEVESLGAEFFAIEEEPEDVADEEGHAKEQEDDFYERQRQMLLDVVGKSDIMITTAAVPGGQAPEIISREMIERMDAGSIVVDIAAAGGGNCAPTRADETVEIDGVKVFGPTNLPATIPHTASQLFSSNLVSFLKLLAEDGDLVIDTDDEIIDATLLTHDGINREPHRDKEE, from the coding sequence ATGCGAATTGGTGTACCCAGTGAAACGGGGGCTGACGAAACGCGTGTTGCACTTACTCCTTCTGGAGCAGAAGAACTGCTTGAGCAAGGATTTGATATATGCGTTGCTACTGGAGCTGGTAATGACGCAGGGCATACCGATGAAGCGTACAGGACAGCCGGATGCGAGATAGCTAATGACCGGTCTGCAGTGTTTGAGCAGTCAGATATTATTTTGCATGTTCGTGGATTGGCGGCAAATGATCCGGACGCACCAGCAGACCCGTATCGTGATGGACAAGTGATTATTGGTCAAGTTGGTCCTCACCAACTCGATGAAAAGTTAGATGAACTCGCGGAGCGCGGAATTTCGTCGTTTGCCTTAGAGCTGACACCACGAATTAGCCGGGCACAGAGTATGGATGTTCAATCTTCAATGGATAGTCTAAGTGGCTATCGAGCAATGACTATTGCTGCTAAAGAGTTACCGAAGATGATTCCAATGGAGATGACTGCTGCAGGGACGATCCGTCCCGCTGATGTTTTTGTACTGGGCGCTGGTGTTGCTGGATTAAAAGCAATCTCCACATCCGAGCGACTTGGTGGTCGGACACGAGCACATGATATTAGGCCAGAAGTTAAAGAAGAAGTTGAAAGTCTAGGAGCCGAGTTTTTTGCAATTGAAGAGGAACCGGAGGACGTTGCTGATGAGGAGGGTCATGCCAAAGAGCAAGAAGATGATTTCTACGAGCGACAACGGCAGATGCTCTTAGATGTTGTGGGCAAGTCAGACATTATGATCACAACTGCAGCTGTTCCTGGCGGTCAAGCGCCAGAGATTATCTCCCGAGAGATGATTGAGCGAATGGATGCAGGGTCAATTGTCGTTGATATCGCAGCAGCTGGTGGAGGAAACTGTGCTCCAACTCGCGCAGATGAAACTGTAGAAATTGATGGAGTAAAGGTCTTTGGTCCCACAAATTTACCAGCAACAATTCCGCATACAGCCAGCCAACTGTTTTCAAGCAATCTCGTGAGCTTTCTAAAATTACTAGCTGAGGATGGCGACTTGGTGATTGATACAGATGACGAAATCATTGATGCAACATTACTCACACATGATGGTATTAACCGTGAACCACACAGAGACAAAGAGGAATAA